One genomic segment of Alicycliphilus denitrificans K601 includes these proteins:
- a CDS encoding ABC transporter permease: MPTLPATGYPLLPIQRALRSLAPIVLALLLALPVLAVLGAWLPQAEGGAQSGAILRDMAATVLPDYLWTTLWLGLSVAVGAAVVGTATAAAVTLFDFRGRRQLEWLLLLPLAMPAYVTAYAYTDFLQFSGPLQVWLRATFGLEGRLLPEVRSLGGAVWVFIFSLYPYVYLLARTALGERAAHLMEAARLLGASPARRMRRVALPLARPAVAAGVALVLMETLADFGVASYFGIQTFTTGIYKTWLSMDDRLAAAQLATFLLALVALLLQLELRAQRRMRFATGGVGRAGSAEAQPTRLRGPGCAAAWLVCALPVLMGFVAPVLFMLRPLAADWSVLPWDRFVQWAGNSVRLGGITAVLAMGIALALAFAVRRRGGALTRAVVQLVGLGYAVPGAVIVVGLLLPVGWLQAAAPGWGLSALLTTTAVGIVWAYLVRFCAVALQSVQSGYARIPASLDDSARMLGVGGMGLLARVHWPLLKRSTAAAALLVFVDVMKELPATIVLRPFDSDTLAVVAYQLARDERLGEAALPSLALVAVGLVPVILLSRTLRGSSR; this comes from the coding sequence ATGCCGACGCTTCCCGCCACGGGCTATCCCTTGCTTCCGATCCAACGCGCCCTGCGCTCCCTCGCTCCCATCGTGCTGGCGCTGCTGCTGGCTCTGCCCGTGCTGGCGGTGCTGGGCGCGTGGCTGCCCCAGGCGGAGGGCGGCGCCCAGTCCGGTGCCATCCTGCGCGATATGGCAGCCACCGTACTGCCGGACTACCTGTGGACCACGCTGTGGCTGGGCCTGTCCGTCGCCGTGGGCGCGGCCGTGGTGGGCACGGCCACGGCAGCCGCGGTGACGCTGTTCGACTTCCGCGGCCGGCGTCAGCTGGAATGGCTGCTGCTGCTGCCCCTGGCCATGCCGGCCTACGTGACGGCCTACGCCTATACCGACTTCCTGCAGTTCAGCGGCCCGCTGCAGGTCTGGCTGCGCGCCACCTTCGGGCTGGAAGGCCGCCTGTTGCCCGAGGTGCGCAGCCTGGGTGGCGCGGTGTGGGTGTTCATCTTCTCGCTCTACCCCTACGTGTACCTGCTGGCGCGCACGGCGCTGGGCGAGCGCGCCGCGCACCTGATGGAGGCGGCGCGCCTGCTCGGCGCATCGCCGGCGCGGCGCATGCGCCGCGTGGCGCTGCCGCTGGCGCGCCCGGCCGTGGCGGCGGGCGTGGCGCTGGTGCTCATGGAGACCCTGGCCGACTTCGGCGTGGCGTCCTATTTCGGCATACAGACCTTCACCACGGGCATCTACAAGACCTGGCTGTCCATGGACGACCGGCTGGCCGCGGCGCAGCTGGCCACCTTCCTGCTGGCCCTGGTGGCGCTGCTGCTGCAGCTGGAGCTGCGCGCGCAGCGGCGCATGCGCTTCGCCACGGGCGGCGTGGGCCGGGCCGGCTCGGCCGAGGCGCAGCCCACGCGCCTGCGCGGCCCGGGCTGCGCGGCGGCCTGGCTGGTGTGCGCGCTGCCGGTGCTGATGGGCTTCGTGGCTCCGGTGCTGTTCATGCTGCGGCCGCTGGCGGCGGATTGGTCGGTGCTGCCCTGGGACCGCTTCGTGCAATGGGCGGGCAACAGCGTGCGCCTGGGGGGCATCACGGCCGTGCTGGCCATGGGCATCGCGCTGGCGCTGGCGTTCGCCGTGCGCCGCCGGGGCGGGGCGCTCACGCGCGCGGTGGTGCAGCTCGTGGGCCTGGGCTACGCCGTGCCGGGCGCGGTGATCGTCGTGGGCCTGCTGCTGCCCGTGGGTTGGCTGCAGGCCGCGGCCCCCGGCTGGGGCCTGAGCGCGCTGCTGACCACCACCGCCGTGGGCATCGTCTGGGCGTACCTGGTGCGCTTTTGCGCCGTGGCGCTGCAGTCGGTGCAGAGCGGCTATGCGCGCATTCCCGCGAGCCTGGACGACTCGGCGCGCATGCTCGGCGTGGGCGGCATGGGGCTGCTGGCGCGCGTGCACTGGCCGCTGCTCAAGCGTTCCACGGCGGCGGCCGCTCTGCTGGTGTTCGTGGACGTGATGAAGGAGCTGCCGGCAACCATAGTGCTGCGCCCCTTCGACAGCGACACCCTGGCCGTGGTGGCCTACCAGCTGGCGCGCGACGAGCGCCTGGGCGAGGCGGCGCTGCCTTCGCTGGCGCTGGTGGCCGTGGGCCTGGTGCCGGTGATCCTGCTGAGCCGAACGCTGCGCGGCTCTTCGCGCTGA
- a CDS encoding ABC transporter ATP-binding protein yields the protein MFLEVSQLEVRYANRPQAAVQGVTLGLAAGEIGVLIGPSGCGKTTLLRAVAGLEDVAGGSIRLGGEVVGAPGRSVLPEQRRIGMVFQDYALFPHLTVGRNVAFGIHDLPRGEQAQRVREALDLVGLAGSEARFPHELSGGQQQRVALARALAPRPRLMLLDEPFSNLDVDLRERLAHEVRGILKTANATALFVTHDQLEAFAIGDRIGVLESGRLHQWDDAYALYHRPATRFVADFIGHGVFAPATLVQQGSHVVARTALGDLTDIDGCLLPSSYPRGECDVLLRADDVVHDDAAPVRARIVRKAFRGSEFLYTLELEGGLTVMAHVPSHHDHAMGDWIGIRPQVDHVVTFPRG from the coding sequence ATGTTTCTCGAAGTCTCTCAGCTGGAAGTACGCTACGCCAACCGCCCACAGGCCGCCGTGCAGGGCGTGACCCTGGGGCTGGCGGCGGGCGAGATCGGTGTGCTGATCGGCCCCTCGGGCTGCGGCAAGACCACGCTGCTGCGCGCCGTGGCGGGCCTGGAGGACGTCGCGGGCGGCAGCATACGCCTGGGCGGCGAGGTGGTGGGAGCGCCCGGCCGCAGCGTGCTGCCCGAGCAGCGGCGCATCGGCATGGTGTTCCAGGACTACGCGCTGTTCCCGCACCTCACCGTGGGGCGCAACGTGGCCTTCGGCATTCACGACCTGCCGCGCGGCGAGCAGGCCCAGCGCGTGCGCGAGGCCCTGGACCTGGTGGGCCTGGCGGGCAGCGAGGCGCGCTTTCCGCACGAGCTATCGGGCGGGCAGCAGCAGCGCGTGGCCCTGGCGCGCGCGCTGGCGCCGCGCCCGCGGCTGATGCTGCTGGACGAGCCGTTCTCCAACCTCGACGTGGACCTGCGCGAGCGCCTGGCGCACGAGGTGCGCGGCATCCTCAAGACCGCGAACGCCACGGCGCTGTTCGTCACGCACGACCAGCTGGAGGCCTTCGCCATCGGCGACCGCATCGGCGTGCTGGAGAGCGGCCGCCTGCACCAGTGGGACGACGCCTACGCGCTCTACCACCGCCCGGCCACGCGCTTCGTGGCCGACTTCATCGGCCACGGCGTGTTCGCACCCGCCACGCTGGTGCAGCAGGGCAGCCACGTGGTGGCCCGCACGGCCCTGGGCGACCTCACGGACATCGACGGCTGCCTGCTGCCCTCGAGCTACCCGCGCGGCGAGTGCGATGTGCTGCTGCGCGCCGACGACGTGGTGCACGACGACGCCGCGCCCGTGCGCGCGCGCATCGTGCGCAAGGCCTTTCGCGGCTCGGAGTTCCTCTACACGCTGGAGCTGGAAGGCGGCCTCACCGTGATGGCCCACGTGCCCAGCCACCACGACCACGCCATGGGCGACTGGATCGGCATCCGCCCGCAGGTGGACCATGTGGTGACCTTCCCGCGCGGGTGA